The Punica granatum isolate Tunisia-2019 chromosome 4, ASM765513v2, whole genome shotgun sequence genome has a window encoding:
- the LOC116206081 gene encoding secoisolariciresinol dehydrogenase-like has translation MERASSLSPIAKRLLGKMALITGGASGIGASTASLFAKQGAKVVIADVQDELSQSLCRDIGSNQNRTVSYVHCDVASEADVQNAVDSAVKNHGKLDVMFSNAGTGGNFDPRILTINYENFRRVFDVNVYGAFLAAKHAARVMTPARRGSILFTSSIASVTYGDVSHTYLASKHAVVGLTKNLGVELGQYGIRVNCISPFGVATPMLRKGFGRMEAEKVEEIVSTAANLKGVVLKAKDVAEAALYLASDESTYVSGMNLVIDGGYSTTNVSLGLTMKKFFP, from the exons ATGGAAAGAGCCTCTTCACTATCACCCATTGCCAAGAG GTTACTCGGTAAAATGGCTCTGATAACCGGTGGAGCCAGTGGCATCGGTGCGAGCACGGCGAGCCTGTTTGCCAAACAAGGCGCCAAAGTCGTGATTGCTGATGTTCAAGATGAGCTCAGCCAGTCTTTGTGCAGGGATATCGGATCCAATCAGAACCGGACTGTTTCTTACGTCCACTGCGACGTCGCGAGTGAGGCAGATGTTCAGAATGCAGTGGATAGTGCGGTGAAGAATCATGGTAAGCTCGATGTGATGTTCAGCAATGCAGGGACTGGAGGCAATTTTGATCCCAGAATCTTGACCATCAACTACGAGAACTTCAGGAGAGTTTTCGATGTCAACGTGTATGGCGCGTTCCTGGCCGCTAAACATGCTGCTAGGGTCATGACCCCGGCCAGAAGAGGGAGCATCCTGTTCACGTCGAGTATTGCTTCCGTGACCTATGGTGATGTTTCTCACACATACTTGGCATCGAAGCACGCTGTTGTCGGGCTGACAAAGAATCTAGGGGTTGAGCTGGGCCAATATGGGATCAGAGTTAACTGCATATCTCCTTTCGGTGTAGCCACGCCAATGTTAAGGAAAGGATTCGGCCGCATGGAGGCTGAAAAGGTCGAGGAAATAGTCTCGACAGCGGCCAATCTGAAAGGAGTCGTGCTGAAGGCCAAAGACGTAGCGGAGGCGGCTCTATACCTCGCAAGCGATGAGTCCACGTACGTGAGCGGGATGAACTTGGTGATCGATGGGGGCTACAGCACCACCAATGTCTCCCTTGGACTGACCATGAAGAAATTCTTTCCATGA